The segment ATGAATTTAAGCTGAGCTGGTAAGGCACAAACAAGCCCAAAATGAGTTAGATTTAAATGAGCTCGAacataagattttatatatttaaactcaaacttgaacaTAAGTTTAAGGGGGTCTTTAGCTCGCCAAACGAGCGAACCTAGAAAAGCTCgattagaatttatttttttactaatacacatcaaaacaacgttgtttCAGTCAATTTTGACTCGTTTTGGCTAAATGAACTTTGAACTCAAGCTTAATTCTTCTCAAGCCAAGTCGAACTTGAATTGCTTCAAGGAAAAACTGTCAAATTCCAGTTTAAGCTCGACTTTCAAATGAGCAAAACTTAAGCTTACCCAAACTTGGGTTCGGCTATGCTTGAATCCAGTCCTAGATACAAACTGTAGTAATTCCTAATTTGAAGGGTGAATCCTCACTCCCTCAAAGAGCTCATAAAAAAGATGGtgatgtttaatttgaaatttatactaaaaattacCTCAAGAATTTGTTGGCTGCTCCGTAGACAGTTTCTACCAATTACACAAATTGTTCCACCAGAACCCCCACCAGTAATTTTGGCTCCATATAATGTCCCCTCTTCAGGTTTATTCCCTGTACCATGCTGCATCTCCTGTACCAACTCCACCAGCCTATCTGTCCCATCGGAACCAAGTCCACAAGCACTGTAGCTGTAATGGCACTGAAATATATGGATAACACATATTAACAGTAGATTCCTATCATTCAAGACAATGCAGTAAAATCGTGCCTAGAATATTCACTCTAACAGAAAACCTAGAAAGATTTCTATAACACCACTTTCCTCTCCAAAGATGATCCATCCCCATCAAAATTTCAacagaaaatgaataaattcagCAAGTTAGAACTTGCAATATATACCTGATACAGCAGTTCTCCAAGAGAAGTAAGTTGTTCCTCTGAAGCAGCAGATGTTAGCAAAGCTTTAAAGGCCTATACAATAAGTAACAGAAGGAGTGACTCAGGTgaacattttaaacaaaatttatacgGTGTGATTGCCACTCACGAAGGAAATGCAAAACTAAGAGacatatatgattaaaaaagcgaggcatctttttatttttaattcatattggaatttaatattcaaacatCAAAAAAGCTATCAAAAACATACCTTGACCCGGAAATTCTCATATATAGGATGTCTAGCAGATGCAGTAACCCCGTATTCACGCTTGGGATCAATTGTTGTAACTGGATCATCATGCTTAccatatttttttgaaaaggcATCACCAAGCATGGATTCAGGAAGCACCTTGGCATAACGAGCCTCATATCTATAATACAAGACAAACAGATAAGGGAAGAAAATCACTTCACAATGAGAGTAATCAGCTCATCAGGTTATCATATATCCATCACAAAATTGATATGTTCTCCTAAGAGATTATCATTTCCAACAACTCCAAAAAGAAAGCCTAATAAATTAACTTACCTATGAGGTGACAAGTTGCACAAGTAATCCAGTGATGCTTCAGCTTCAAGCAGTGAAACACCATCCTCCAAAATGTCAGGCCCATTAGAAGTCTTCAACTGAGAAAGCTCGGTAGATGCTGCAGACTTTATCATCTGTCGACCCATAAAGGCACCTATTCTGACAGATCCATAGTCTGCACCCCCAACACTGCCAAAAAAAGAAGCCAAGTAACTAACAGCTTAGAAATCTGTCAAAAGAATGATTCACTAGAGCTGGAAGTAGAATATGAGAATATGATTTTAAGGAGAAAAAAACAGAGCTACTTCATAGATTAGACATAGGCAACAGTATCCATGATTCCTCTGAAATATTTCATTCCATATCTCTTTTGATACATTCTGCctttttttattcaagaaaataaattaaaatcaaatatctGTAATACCCATTCGTCACCACAAATGATTTTTCCCTGATAACTTAATAAACCATACACCAATGTCCTTCACTGAAACAGACTAACATAAACAACACAGAAAATGGAAACAGACATTACTGGAACTGATACCTGTGTCTAATTCCTGAATCAATTCCCCAAAAACGGATATGGTTTGGAATTTCAACAAGCCCAAGCACCTCGGCTGGCTGCATAAACAATAAAAGCATCAAGtttgacataatttattaaCCTTCAAAATGGCAGCATTCAAGCCTTTTACAGTACATACAACGCTTACCTGGCACACCATTGCAAGCAGTTTGTTGGCCTCCCCACATGCAGAAGCCATCTGATCCATCACACCACAAGGAGCTCCAACAATGTGATTTTCCACCTAATGAAGAACTTGAAATAATAAGCGACATAGACTATATATGGTACAAGTCTTTATGCATACATGGTGGAAAATAAGATCTAAGGAAAGGATGTGCATAATATCAAACCTTTTGACACAGCAAAGCTATATCTCTTGGACTGATATCTAATCCTGAAAAGTTCAATCAAACAGTCCCAGAGGTGGACCAATACAACCTTATCAATTTGCTGAAAGTAGAGAGGATAAATACAAGTAGTGTatcaaactaatcacataatcttttttttttttaagtaattaatacaGTAccataactttgaaaaatgacaacaGATAGCATAATCGATATTAACTTTAAGCcaaaagataaaagatagaCCATCTAAATtcacatttattataaaaaagaagtCAGAAATCAATAAATACTGAACAATTGACCAATTTTTTAGTCTAACCACGCAGCTAAAGTGTAACTAATATCCTGTCTCAAAGCCTCAAACGGATTAAAGAATGAAGCACCAAATCTTCCATAGGAGCCTATCATTCAAAGATCTATATGTGCCTAAAAGTTATGACAATTTACATGCCAACAGTTTATCTTTCACATGTGAGGGGGTCTTGCGTGCATATAAGCAAGAAAAGCAAAAACCAAACctcttcaattttattttttttctgaattgtacaaattaaaaactgaaAGGGAAGAATAGAGCTAAAGAAATGAGCCCTTGTAAATTATGtaaattgaccaaaaaaaagtgacaaaaaagaaaatgagaatttttcTTATAACCAGgcaattaacataataaattacCATGAGCAGCAGCTATGGCAGACATACTAGCAACCTCTACTGATGCAGAAGAAGACACGCCTTTGCCTTCTGGCACTGCAGATGAAACCTGTAtggttgtattaaaaaattcaatgtaAGATACAAAGACTGACTTGTGTTGGAGGGGGAAAAATACTGGAATACGTATAAAACccataaaaattgtaatttataaaactaacacaATAAGGTTGCAAACTCAGTCGCACATATAAAACTAACATGATGAAGTGACTGCAATATCgaacaagaaaaaaacatatttcaaGATACATGCAGATGTGGAAACTAGAATTTTAAGAgttaatcattatattaaacTGATTGAGCTTGCTACTAACTGTCCTCAGTATGGTTTGATCTCCCAAAAAGCATTAAATTCTGTCACCATTTTGGTCTTTCTATCAATTTAATCTCTACATAGCAATAACTATTGACCATACATACACATCAGAATAGAGTATCTTGTCAATTTTTTACTGAATTAACAGACTACATAATTAGCAGTCTTAACATTCATCAATTCTGGTAAATTCATGTGAACACAAGGAAACAGAAACACAAAGCAGAAGGAAAGATCGTAAAATATCTGAAATATTAATTGTAAAAGAACATTCCAGGCTGAATAACAACGCAAAAACATATAGAGGAGGAATTGAGCCATACCAGCATGCTGATACTATCATTAAAGCGGACACCACGTTCATTCATTAGAACCAGAATTGACCCAGCAACATATGCTGCCCAACTAAAATAGGAACCACATCATTAGCACGTAGTATTCTCTCagtaaagataaattaaacaaaacaagagAGACCCACTTTTGAGATGGATCTCGGGCAAAGTATTTTCTGGCCTTCTCATATGATATAGGTTTATCTCCATCCATAAAATCAGATAAATCCATGTCAAAAGTTGGACCTCGATTGCTCAACTCTGAGCCATATGATACCTGATGAAACCAACATGTGGAGTTAATGATGATGTTGACTTAAGCATATCATTATAAACAAACTTGTACGTATTACTTTTGTATAAGCACCATCTCATTAAGCTTTAAGCTAGGATTGCAAACAAGCTTAGCTCAAGCTTGAATGGCTCGAGAGCAGAACTTGAGTTTGTTGTTGCTCAATTTGGTGAGCTCAAGCGTAGTATTAataaacccctaaaaatttaaaatatcacacTTAAACCCTGAAATTTTACACATTTACTTTGGATATGGCAGAAATTGATAAATACAAggtttaattgtaattttttgaaCTAAGCTTAAGCCAAGCTCAAGTCATTTGTTCCTATCTAGAGCTCAAGCCTCCAAGTCCAGAGCTTGTTGAACTCAAACATAAACTTGGCATATACACaatcgagccaagctcgagcctAAAACTACTCGACTTGGCTCAATTGCAACCCTACTTTGAGCTAATTGCTATGACTTTCAACCATTACTTGAGATAGTCAAATTGTTGTAATCAACATTACCCCAACGATAATGCCCATAAAGAACAAACGCATTCAAATGCAAATACATACAATTTGTAGAACAGGCCTTGGCTTTCCTTCACCATCTTGCCGAGCCTGGGCATGTTTCCAGAGCCTATGTTTACTAGGATGATTCCTTTGCACAGCTACATGACAAGCTTCTCTTATGGGCATCTGCGGGAGGAAAACTATTCAAGTTAATTGAAAAGtcagattaaaattaaaaaaggccaaagagGGCACAGATACAAACACGGAATGCATTGACCATAGTATAGGGTTGACTAATTGACATCACAAATGCAAAAATCCAATTGTGTAAGGAGCAATGCAAAAGGTTGTCAGAAAAGCACATAACAATCATTAAAAGGCGAGATGGGTTGCTGTAATAGAATTCCATGTATCATTATGCGAAAATCAAGAAAagttatgaaatttcaaaagggaaaaactaaaaaagaaagtAAGAATTAGAACAAACAATGTAAGAAACCAAGTACAAGTGCATACAAACTTACTGCCAGAGAtacaaactaaaattgaaaacacaTGCACATGCATCTGTACTCTGTAGATAGCCAAAGAGCAGCAGACAGAGCAGGAGGCATGTCCTACTTAAAAGAATTAAGAAGAGTAGAACATATAGACAGAAAAGATAAGCACAACCAGAGGCATGAATCAAACCTGCAAAACAAGGCTTCCTGAGTAATCAGCAATCCCTCCCATTACATCTAACCTTCCAGGCGCTCTAGCCACAAAAATTTCTTCCTGCATAACAACAGcacttgaaaatttaaatgatttCATAAGATTTCAGGTTGCCAAGGAATTTGACCCTAATCTTATAGATAAGCTAGAGCATAGGTACATGAATTAAGTTCACGTGTCTGCCTGAATATATAAATACTAAGAAATCTAAAAGGACAACAGCAGCATTCATTACTTTCCTAGCATAATAAACTTCACATTCAACTCCTCTACACTAATCTCAGACTGTTAAACTAAATTCTCCGAGGAgagattttaaagtttgaaacttTCAATTTCCAAGAACAAAATCACCAAATTGTTCAAAGGCCTATATGGGTTTAAATGATCCATACATATAAGGATCTATATACATCAATTTCTGAATTAGAGGTCAACAGAAAACACAAGGAAAAATGTTTCAACCTACAATCAGAAAGACTAAAGTATTAGAATAACAAAGGTAGGtcatcaacaaattttttaaaagatgcTCCTGGTTTAAGAAAATGTGCAAAATGATTATCCCATTTTCAATCTCAGATGTAGCAGAGGAATAGAAACATAAAAGTTAAAGTAAGCACAACCTCCCAATTGAAAAGTCCAGCAGCAGCCTTACGCTCCCGCATCTGGCGCTTCTCAGAATTCTTTTCAGAAAGATTAATATCTAGCTGAGACAAGCTCTTTAGAAAACTGATTGTATCTGGAAGACCCTGATGGTCTCCATGAAGAATTTCAAAGTCTTCAGTGAATctaaaggaagaaaatttttagATATCATTTGAAGTttgtaactaattttttaatctaaaaggaatactATTAACAGTAAAGTGAAAAACAGAACTCACATGCTTAAAGTAGAGTCGCTCTCATCCTTTCGAGCAGCTGGTGATCCAGTAGATAAACCAAGTTCGTTTTCAGCAGAAGTATACCAATCAGGAATGGAGATATCCCTTCCAGGGACCCTTTGCAGTTGATACCCAAGAATTATCGCATCACGTAGTCTTCTTGCGCCGCTAAACTATTCATACAATGAGGCTAAATGttaattcataaaaatttataggAAAGCAACACTTGTAAACATAACTGTAATACATCCATACGTTCAATAACATTTAagaaatctataaaaaaaaatgatgagtcCTAATATGAATAAGGTCAGACAGTATCAGTTTTGTTGTGATCTTCATCCTTCACCTGTGCAATAGCAAAGGCTACTATCCCACCCAAGAAGTGTTTCTCCTTTTTTTACAAGCATTTTATTGCACCAACCTGACCTTGTTTCATTTCTAAGGAGATGGAAGGTTGGAGAATTTCAAAGTAGGTTTCCCGTTCATtagataataatacaaaaatttggTGATCCTTGGTTGAAATTGTGAGAGTTCCTAGatgtcaaataaaattaatattcataaaacaATCAAGCCAGTCTTAATCCAAACTCCCTACTACAGCTGGATTTGTATTATTTTGCTACAATTTTACATAAACATTGGGCATAATTAGgtggataaataaaaaaaaaaaatagcgtGCACCTCATTCTTCCTTGtacttaaactcaaattaaattagcCAACCCAAAGTTTGGAATGAGATTAGATTTCTAAACCTCTTGCCTCTACAGCAAGAGATCTAACCAATAAGCCTATCCTTTTggagatataaaattataaaaacttaaagaTGTTAATCTCAAACAGAAATGAAATCCAAGCTTTGAGACCACTGACCACAAGTGAAATGCAaactttttaattcaaaaaaaatgacATCGAAAGAAACACCCATTCAAGGGTATTATCAAAAGGACAACGGCACAACAAAGCAAGGTAAACAAGGATCCAGCTAATATACCTTATCTGAAGCATAGTTTTTTCCAATAGCTGCCTCCTGCAAGATGCGGGCTGCCACCTATAATTTGAACATTGTACAACCTTGTATtaggaagaaataaaaaaagaaaaattgaaacaataaaaatcaGAATGATGAAATTGTACTTAAAACATAGCATATTTTAGGAGACCAAATCTCAGAAATCATTTTACAAAACAACAGAACAAGGTAACACTTAAAGATTTAAACCTCATATAGTagccaattaaaattaaagagtaatatttCAAGATTTGCATGTAAATTTTTCAGCCCTTGACATCTTCCAGATGAAGAGATCTTGCTAAACTTCCTGAGAATAGGACACAATGAGTAACCAAATTTAACAGTTCTTTTTTAGGAATTTGCTGACattcatgttttatttatatttgaagttAAGGAAACGATAATacattcaaatttgattaagtGAGAAACCATCAAGAGATTTTACTCTTCTTTAGATACTAGAAATTAACTGTGGTTAccattaattaataagtttgaACGTACTCAATagtctaataataaaatacaaattactGTGCTGAGTAGCTTGGATGCTATTTACCCAATGCAGTATTATGAAAGTGGAATCCTCCAGATAATTTAGTGAACAGAGTACTAGATGgtgccaaaataaaaaattatgttcagACTACTAAATCAGAGAATGGTAACATATATTTGAACATTGAGCTAAAGCATTAAATCTTATTTCATAGTTTGtttgttataattaattgaattactATGTGGAAGGTTTAATCCCTTTATTTATAGGGGGTACCCTCTAATGTTGAATAGCAAGTTCACCAACATTTAGTCAATATTGTTCATAGCTAATTCTTTCAACAAATCTTAATTACTAAAATCATCTTTATTTGCAATCTACAAGACAATATGAAATCTATCACTAATATAGGGTACATGTCTAACAACTTGCAGAAAATTCTGACTGCAATCATCAATATTTTAGCTAATTATGAAATCTAAAACTTAAAGAGAACCAGAACACTGAAGAATGAATTTACCTCACCGCCATTGCTGCCTCCTTCATAGCATGGTTTCAAACTAATTGCACGTTCCAGGTAAGGTTTCCAATTACCAGTTAGTAAATCCCTCCTAATCATCTCCACACCACCCTGATAAAACTGCATAAAAAGTAATGATAACTGATGTCAGATTCTGAACAtcataaatagaaaaagaagaaaaatagttaAGAAAGCAGCTACCTCAAGCATATTTCTCAGAAATGGTTCTTCATTGAAATAATCTCTGCGTACAAAGACAAAAGGCAACTTGTAGGACAAGGCTTCACTTACAGTGCCATATCCAATTTTTCCTGAAATAGTAGAGGCAATTTAATACAGATCTGATCTAGCTCATctttctggaaaaaaaaaatatatactgaCCAAGCATACAATCGGAAGCCGCTATCAAATCAGGTGTATAAGCATCTTTCggaagttttataaaatttggtgGAAGCTCCTGGGAATCAGAAGCACCACAAACCTGAAccagagaaaaatataaaagttaaactAAAGCATGTCAAGCACATTGTTAGGACAAAATACAGAGAAAAACTATAAAATGTACCAGACACAGCCAACCAGAAGGTAAATACTCCCCCTTCAACTTCCAGCCTGCAGGCTGCATAACAGAGACTGAATTAGGATGTATAAAAGTAATTGAACTCATCAATCTGCTGCAGAATGAGAGTTTAGAGTTTAGCATTATCATAAAAAAGCCATCAgctatattataaaaattataaacaatgaaatgagattttaaatttaagccGATTTAAATATGGAACCTCAATCACTAATAGTGACAGTGACTAGCATTGGTAAGCAGTTAATAAGAACCtagatgtgtgtgtgtgtataaaggCAAATAACCTATGCAGGTGTCAGCATGACTAAAAGTTAAATATGTCCACTGCCTAGATATACATACATATGAGCAGCAAGAGGTCAATCTAGTACACCAGAGAATTCCACCGCAAAAAGATGTTAACAACAtctaaattatctttttcaataAGTAATCTCACCTGTCCACCGAAGTTGAGGATAACTAGCTTCACATCTTCCCCAATTCCAAGCTCCTTCCTTATCTATAGGAGAAGGCAAAATAAGTTACTGAGAACCTAGATTCTGATTTTTTAATACAATGTCAGAGTTCAACCAAGTGTTGTGTACTAAACCTCCTTGCGAGATTTG is part of the Mangifera indica cultivar Alphonso chromosome 13, CATAS_Mindica_2.1, whole genome shotgun sequence genome and harbors:
- the LOC123194476 gene encoding L-arabinokinase-like — encoded protein: MRIKENEGVSISASRNHLVFAYYVTGHGFGHATRVVEVVRNLILAGHDVHVVTGAPDFVFTSEIQSPRLFIRKVLLDCGAVQADALTVDRLASLEKYSETAVVPRDSILKTEVEWLNSIKADLVVSDVVPVACRAAADAGIRSVCVTNFSWDFIYAEYVMAAGKHHRSIVWQIAEDYSHCEFLIRLPGYCPMPAFRGVIDVPLVVRRLHKSRKEIRKELGIGEDVKLVILNFGGQPAGWKLKGEYLPSGWLCLVCGASDSQELPPNFIKLPKDAYTPDLIAASDCMLGKIGYGTVSEALSYKLPFVFVRRDYFNEEPFLRNMLEFYQGGVEMIRRDLLTGNWKPYLERAISLKPCYEGGSNGGEVAARILQEAAIGKNYASDKFSGARRLRDAIILGYQLQRVPGRDISIPDWYTSAENELGLSTGSPAARKDESDSTLSIFTEDFEILHGDHQGLPDTISFLKSLSQLDINLSEKNSEKRQMRERKAAAGLFNWEEEIFVARAPGRLDVMGGIADYSGSLVLQMPIREACHVAVQRNHPSKHRLWKHAQARQDGEGKPRPVLQIVSYGSELSNRGPTFDMDLSDFMDGDKPISYEKARKYFARDPSQNWAAYVAGSILVLMNERGVRFNDSISMLVSSAVPEGKGVSSSASVEVASMSAIAAAHGLDISPRDIALLCQKVENHIVGAPCGVMDQMASACGEANKLLAMVCQPAEVLGLVEIPNHIRFWGIDSGIRHSVGGADYGSVRIGAFMGRQMIKSAASTELSQLKTSNGPDILEDGVSLLEAEASLDYLCNLSPHRYEARYAKVLPESMLGDAFSKKYGKHDDPVTTIDPKREYGVTASARHPIYENFRVKAFKALLTSAASEEQLTSLGELLYQCHYSYSACGLGSDGTDRLVELVQEMQHGTGNKPEEGTLYGAKITGGGSGGTICVIGRNCLRSSQQILEIQQRYKAATGYLPLVIEGSSPGAGKFGYLKIRRRLSLKPSK